In Oscillatoria acuminata PCC 6304, a single window of DNA contains:
- a CDS encoding transglycosylase SLT domain-containing protein yields the protein MNKWVEWSQKTPQMLALGGKLTHQSAVKPLALMPAEQRASQLEQLAANGEGLDRAQARYVLANDLLEQGQASQALERLQDLENDYGLLAPYILFKRAQAHELSNNSAQALETWTELLEKHPDSPVVVEALYALGRSNPQYWDQALEKFPAHPKSMEIAQTRLKENPNRLDLLLPIANHGFYLDNYKSHLQKLTSQYRDRLNPEDWEAIAFGYWEKQDYGKGGEAYASATWNPQGAYRLGRGRQLSGDNSGAILAYKRLFVDFPDSEEASMGLEQLITLVEPKEALTYIDELMNRFPNKAGEALFARSKILDELGSRSAAKEARDKVLSEYSNSEGAAELRWSLAQQSVAISNFEEARKWALELRQENPDHELAPEAGFWAGKWAQGLGLSKEARQTYEDILFNYTESYYAWRSAVLLGWDVGDFTNVRALTPAIVGQTERVEIPAGSDILKELYLLGQDQDAWTLWQVEFTNRREPSVPEQFTDGLIRLGVGDNLDGIFMLSSLRWRDKPEDQEEYKQIKEKPHYWEALYPFPYVDLIQKAAQEQQMNPLLVTALMRQESRFMPKIRSSVGAVGLMQVMPETGSWAAQSMGIKNHNLENPEDNIKIGTWYLDFTHGQYKDNSMLAVASYNAGPSNVASWIERFGFNDPDEFANQIPFPETNGYVKHVFENYWNYLRLYSPEIAKKLGQ from the coding sequence ATGAATAAATGGGTTGAATGGAGTCAGAAAACTCCACAAATGCTGGCACTTGGAGGAAAGCTCACTCACCAGTCTGCGGTGAAACCTTTGGCGCTGATGCCTGCGGAGCAAAGAGCTAGTCAGTTAGAACAGTTGGCAGCCAATGGGGAAGGACTCGATCGCGCCCAAGCTCGTTATGTGTTAGCCAATGATTTACTCGAACAAGGGCAGGCTTCCCAGGCCCTGGAACGGCTCCAAGACCTAGAAAATGACTATGGGTTACTCGCCCCCTACATTTTGTTTAAACGTGCTCAAGCTCATGAACTCAGCAATAATTCTGCCCAAGCGCTGGAAACTTGGACAGAATTGCTCGAAAAGCATCCCGATTCCCCGGTGGTAGTTGAAGCACTCTACGCCTTGGGAAGAAGCAACCCCCAATATTGGGACCAGGCCCTGGAGAAATTCCCCGCTCACCCCAAGAGTATGGAAATTGCTCAAACCCGCTTAAAAGAAAATCCGAATCGCCTGGATTTATTATTGCCGATCGCCAACCACGGCTTTTACCTGGACAATTACAAATCCCATCTACAAAAACTGACCAGTCAATATCGCGATCGCCTCAACCCAGAAGATTGGGAAGCGATCGCCTTTGGCTACTGGGAAAAACAAGACTATGGCAAAGGTGGGGAAGCCTACGCTTCCGCCACCTGGAACCCCCAGGGCGCTTATCGTCTTGGCAGAGGACGTCAGCTTTCCGGGGATAACAGCGGGGCCATCTTAGCCTACAAACGACTCTTCGTAGACTTTCCCGACAGCGAAGAAGCCAGCATGGGGTTAGAGCAACTGATTACCCTAGTCGAACCCAAAGAAGCTCTGACTTATATCGACGAACTCATGAACCGCTTCCCTAACAAAGCGGGAGAAGCCTTGTTCGCCCGATCAAAAATCCTGGATGAACTGGGTAGCCGCAGTGCAGCTAAAGAAGCCCGGGACAAGGTTCTGAGTGAGTATAGCAATTCCGAAGGAGCCGCTGAACTGCGATGGAGTTTAGCCCAACAAAGTGTGGCGATTAGCAATTTTGAGGAAGCGCGCAAGTGGGCTTTGGAACTGCGGCAGGAAAACCCCGATCACGAACTGGCTCCAGAAGCCGGGTTCTGGGCTGGAAAGTGGGCGCAGGGCTTGGGGTTGAGCAAGGAAGCTCGCCAAACCTATGAAGACATTTTGTTTAACTATACCGAATCCTACTATGCGTGGCGATCTGCCGTGTTGTTAGGATGGGATGTGGGTGACTTCACCAATGTCCGTGCCCTGACTCCGGCGATCGTCGGTCAAACCGAACGGGTTGAGATCCCAGCCGGATCCGATATCCTCAAAGAACTGTACCTCCTCGGCCAAGATCAAGATGCCTGGACCCTCTGGCAGGTCGAATTTACCAATCGTCGGGAACCCTCAGTCCCTGAGCAGTTCACCGATGGGTTGATTCGCCTTGGGGTTGGGGATAATCTGGATGGAATTTTTATGTTGTCCAGTCTGAGATGGCGAGACAAACCTGAAGACCAAGAGGAGTACAAACAAATCAAGGAAAAACCTCATTATTGGGAAGCACTTTATCCCTTCCCTTATGTTGACCTGATTCAGAAGGCCGCTCAAGAACAACAAATGAATCCCTTGTTGGTTACAGCATTAATGCGCCAAGAGTCCCGATTTATGCCAAAAATTCGGTCTTCCGTAGGTGCAGTGGGGTTGATGCAGGTTATGCCCGAAACCGGGTCCTGGGCGGCCCAAAGCATGGGTATCAAAAATCACAATCTAGAAAACCCCGAGGATAATATTAAAATCGGGACTTGGTATCTAGATTTCACTCATGGGCAGTATAAAGATAACTCGATGTTAGCGGTGGCAAGTTACAATGCCGGACCCAGTAATGTAGCCTCCTGGATCGAACGATTTGGATTCAACGATCCCGATGAGTTCGCCAACCAGATTCCTTTCCCGGAAACAAACGGTTACGTCAAGCACGTTTTTGAGAACTACTGGAATTATCTGCGGCTATACAGCCCCGAAATTGCCAAGAAACTCGGACAATAA
- a CDS encoding response regulator, with the protein MILESLGCAKVAGELAALMQQKVTGTWLVVAQECTGCSQTPDPGLTRLRDRPSESLNQSSGKDPLTSTKESGASRVREGQVPPATPSPGERHWRFYLVMGRLIYITESVHRVRRWSRALRQHCPKFVVDPKDVGEGEPWEFQLLQPGMDQHLLSPTHAKALIRTSSLEALFNLASYAKISAHWYPLPLESLQIPAKIALSSVDVAQIFQKAEQLWKEWEQLGLHYISPDLSPVLSHPTQLKQQVSSQSFLTLNTLFNGENTIWDLAIERKQSIVGVTRTLHHFVEQGKISLQTVSDWPSPLEQWRIVRAAVAPKKPLIACIDDSPLVSEVLARILQPAGYDTIAIQDPMQGVAILSEKKPDFIFLDLVMPQTNGYNLCNFLRQSNQFRETPIVILTSQDGLIDRTRAKLNGATDFLSKPPEAEKVLQMVEKYLKCFDRPNPLPDMGFPALA; encoded by the coding sequence ATGATATTGGAGTCTTTAGGCTGTGCAAAAGTTGCTGGGGAGTTAGCCGCGCTAATGCAGCAAAAAGTGACGGGGACATGGCTTGTCGTCGCTCAAGAATGCACTGGCTGTTCCCAAACCCCTGATCCAGGGCTGACGAGACTTCGCGATCGCCCCTCGGAGTCACTGAATCAGTCATCGGGGAAAGACCCTTTGACCTCGACGAAGGAGAGTGGTGCGTCCCGGGTTCGCGAAGGCCAGGTGCCACCCGCCACTCCCTCCCCCGGGGAACGCCATTGGCGATTTTACCTCGTGATGGGCCGGTTAATCTACATTACGGAAAGCGTTCACCGGGTCCGACGGTGGTCCAGAGCATTGCGACAACACTGCCCGAAATTTGTCGTCGATCCTAAAGATGTGGGCGAGGGAGAACCCTGGGAATTTCAACTTCTCCAACCCGGAATGGACCAACATCTGCTCAGTCCTACTCATGCCAAAGCGCTGATTCGCACCAGTAGTTTAGAAGCCTTATTTAACTTGGCCAGCTATGCTAAAATCAGCGCCCATTGGTATCCCCTGCCCCTAGAGTCTTTACAGATCCCGGCCAAGATTGCATTATCCTCCGTGGATGTGGCCCAGATATTTCAGAAGGCCGAACAACTCTGGAAAGAGTGGGAACAACTGGGATTACATTATATTAGCCCTGACCTGTCTCCGGTATTAAGTCATCCGACTCAGTTAAAACAACAAGTCAGTTCTCAATCCTTTTTGACCCTGAATACCCTCTTCAACGGTGAAAATACAATCTGGGACCTGGCGATCGAGCGCAAGCAATCCATCGTGGGCGTGACCCGAACTTTACATCATTTTGTAGAACAGGGTAAAATCTCTCTCCAAACCGTGTCCGATTGGCCTTCCCCTCTGGAACAGTGGCGCATCGTTCGAGCGGCGGTAGCCCCGAAAAAACCCTTGATTGCTTGTATTGATGATAGTCCCCTGGTGTCAGAGGTCCTCGCTCGCATCCTCCAACCTGCCGGTTACGATACGATCGCGATTCAGGACCCCATGCAAGGGGTAGCCATCCTCTCGGAGAAAAAGCCGGATTTTATCTTTTTAGATCTGGTCATGCCCCAGACGAATGGCTATAATCTCTGCAATTTTTTACGTCAAAGTAACCAATTTCGCGAGACCCCGATTGTCATCCTCACCAGTCAGGATGGTCTGATTGACCGCACCCGGGCTAAGTTAAATGGGGCAACCGATTTTCTCAGTAAGCCCCCCGAGGCGGAAAAGGTGCTGCAAATGGTGGAAAAATACCTGAAATGCTTCGATCGCCCGAACCCGCTCCCTGACATGGGATTTCCAGCGCTGGCATAA